One window of Bos indicus isolate NIAB-ARS_2022 breed Sahiwal x Tharparkar chromosome 18, NIAB-ARS_B.indTharparkar_mat_pri_1.0, whole genome shotgun sequence genomic DNA carries:
- the LGALS7 gene encoding galectin-7, protein MAGSFNVPHKTSLPEGIRVGTVLRIRGLVPDKAGRFYVNLLCGEEPGSDAALHFNPRLDESTVVFNTLERGTWGAEERGSGIPFQRGQPFDVLLIATEEGFKAVIADSEYHHFRYRIPPGRVRALEVGGDLQLELVKIF, encoded by the exons ATGGCCGGGAGCTTT AACGTCCCCCACAAGACCTCGCTGCCCGAGGGCATCCGAGTGGGCACTGTGTTGAGAATTCGTGGTTTAGTCCCCGACAAGGCTGGCAG GTTCTACGTGAACCTGCTGTGCGGTGAGGAACCAGGCAGTGATGCCGCCCTGCATTTCAACCCCCGCCTGGACGAGTCCACGGTGGTCTTCAACACCCTGGAGCGCGGCACCTGGGGCGCAGAGGAGCGGGGCTCAGGCATTCCCTTCCAGCGAGGGCAGCCCTTCGACGTGCTCCTCATTGCCACTGAAGAAGGCTTCAAG GCGGTCATCGCAGACTCTGAGTACCACCACTTCCGGTACCGGATCCCGCCAGGGCGCGTGCGCGCGTTGGAGGTGGGCGGGGACCTGCAGCTGGAGTTGGTGAAGATCTTCTGA